The proteins below are encoded in one region of Chelonia mydas isolate rCheMyd1 chromosome 11, rCheMyd1.pri.v2, whole genome shotgun sequence:
- the HNMT gene encoding histamine N-methyltransferase isoform X2: MASSMRSLLSDHSQYVESFRLFLENSTEHQCMLEFIEKKLPGIISSIGNGKSAINILSVGGGSGEIDLQILSKVQAKHPGVTINNEVIEPSSEQILSYKV; this comes from the exons ATGGCATCTTCTATGAGGAGCTTGCTCTCGGACCACAGCCAATATGTCGAATCTTTTCGTCTGTTCCTTGAGAATTCGACAGAGCACCAATGCATGCTGGAATTCATTGAGAAGAAGCTGCCTGGCATAATATCGAG cattGGAAATGGAAAGTCTGCAATCAATATTCTAAGTGTAGGTGGTGGTTCAG GTGAAATCGACCTTCAGATTCTCTCAAAAGTACAAGCTAAACATCCAGGAGTTACCATTAACAATGAGGTGATAGAACCAAGCAGTGAACAAATCCTCAGCTACAAAG